One part of the Musa acuminata AAA Group cultivar baxijiao chromosome BXJ1-5, Cavendish_Baxijiao_AAA, whole genome shotgun sequence genome encodes these proteins:
- the LOC103985029 gene encoding probable inorganic phosphate transporter 1-3: MAGEQLKVLGALDVARTQLYHFTAIVIAGMGFFTDAYDLFCISLITKLLGRIYYYDPNSTSPGTLPPNVSAAVNGVAFCGTLSGQLFFGWLGDKLGRKTVYGFTLVLMVICSVASGLSFSSSPKAVVTTLCFFRFWLGFGIGGDYPLSATIMSEYANKKTRGAFIAAVFAMQGFGILAGGIVAIAVSAGFKNRYDVPPFSVDPIGSTVRQADYVWRIILMFGAVPAALTYYWRMKMPETARYTALVAKNTKQAAADMSKVLNMELEEDAENAQRLVADRANSFGLFSREFARRHGLHLVATTTTWFFLDIAFYSQNLFQKDIFTAIGWIPKAATMNAIEEVFRIARAQTLIALCGTVPGYWFTVAFIEIMGRFRIQVMGFFMMTVFMLGLAIPYHHWTTHHIGFVIMYGFTFFFANFGPNSTTFIVPAEIYPARLRSTCHGISAAAGKAGAIVGAFGFLYAAQSRDPAKREKGYPAGIGVRNALFVLVVTNFLGLLFSLLVPESKGVSLEEMAKEHEREDVA, from the coding sequence ATGGCGGGAGAACAGCTTAAGGTGTTGGGCGCGCTCGACGTCGCTCGGACACAATTGTACCACTTCACGGCGATCGTCATCGCCGGGATGGGCTTCTTCACTGACGCCTACGACCTCTTCTGCATCTCACTCATCAccaagctcctcggccgcatCTACTACTACGACCCCAACTCGACGTCCCCCGGGACGCTCCCGCCCAATGTGTCCGCTGCCGTCAACGGCGTCGCCTTCTGCGGCACCCTCTCAGGCCAGCTCTTCTTCGGGTGGCTTGGCGACAAGCTCGGCCGCAAGACGGTCTACGGGTTCACCCTCGTCCTCATGGTCATATGTTCCGTGGCCTCCGGCCTCTCCTTCAGCTCCTCCCCCAAGGCCGTCGTGACCACCCTCTGTTTCTTCCGTTTCTGGCTCGGCTTCGGCATCGGCGGCGACTACCCGCTCTCCGCCACCATCATGTCGGAGTACGCCAACAAAAAGACCCGCGGGGCTTTCATCGCGGCCGTCTTCGCCATGCAGGGCTTCGGCATCCTCGCAGGCGGGATCGTCGCCATCGCCGTGTCTGCGGGGTTCAAGAACAGGTATGACGTCCCGCCGTTCAGCGTCGACCCGATTGGCTCCACCGTGCGGCAGGCCGACTACGTGTGGCGCATCATCCTCATGTTCGGCGCCGTCCCCGCGGCGCTCACCTACTACTGGCGGATGAAGATGCCGGAGACGGCCCGCTACACCGCGCTTGTGGCCAAGAACACGAAGCAGGCGGCGGCCGACATGTCGAAGGTGCTCAACATGGAACTCGAGGAGGACGCGGAAAATGCACAGAGGCTGGTCGCAGACCGGGCCAACAGCTTCGGCCTCTTCTCCAGGGAGTTCGCTCGCCGCCACGGTCTCCACCTcgtagccaccaccaccacctggtTCTTCCTGGACATCGCCTTCTACAGCCAGAACCTGTTCCAGAAGGACATCTTTACCGCCATCGGGTGGATTCCGAAGGCGGCCACCATGAACGCAATCGAGGAGGTGTTCCGGATCGCCCGGGCTCAGACCCTCATCGCGCTCTGCGGCACCGTGCCAGGCTACTGGTTCACCGTGGCCTTCATCGAAATCATGGGGCGGTTCCGGATCCAGGTCATGGGATTCTTCATGATGACCGTCTTCATGCTCGGCCTCGCCATCCCCTACCACCACTGGACCACTCATCACATCGGCTTCGTCATCATGTACGGATTCACCTTCTTCTTCGCTAACTTCGGGCCCAACAGCACTACCTTCATCGTGCCGGCGGAGATCTACCCCGCGCGGCTGCGGTCCACGTGCCACGGCATCTCGGCTGCCGCAGGCAAGGCCGGGGCTATCGTGGGCGCCTTCGGGTTCCTGTACGCGGCGCAGAGCAGGGACCCAGCGAAGAGGGAAAAGGGCTACCCGGCCGGCATCGGCGTCCGCAACGCGCTTTTCGTGCTCGTCGTCACAAACTTCCTGGGGCTGCTGTTCTCGCTGTTGGTGCCGGAGTCGAAGGGCGTGTCGCTGGAGGAGATGGCCAAGGAACACGAGCGAGAAGATGTTGCGTGA